In Meleagris gallopavo isolate NT-WF06-2002-E0010 breed Aviagen turkey brand Nicholas breeding stock chromosome 3, Turkey_5.1, whole genome shotgun sequence, one DNA window encodes the following:
- the KLF10 gene encoding Krueppel-like factor 10, whose protein sequence is MEMMTEKQGDAQYFWNNTPEKGDYEAVEALISMSCNWKSDLKKHADVRPITPASDMSEDSDETLLPGVADFSTIPAFCLTPPYSPSDLELSHTTPTPRGEAEPHAPRALKAQATSVIRHTADAQLCNRKTCPARTASVLKYQDSASWDTDSKLDSKEECSATALNRVSYESRRLPAAERETAEPAAGPERSTKPVVSRRPSVSGSAQQPAPMAAPCPVLGNGAPPVPVICQMVPLSTSNSVMTAVVPSATASRPPALCQPMVLMGTQVPKGAVMFVVPQPVVPSAKAPILSPNGTRLSPIAPAPGFVPSGAKVTPPVDSSRIRSHVCNYPGCGKTYFKSSHLKAHVRTHTGEKPFSCSWKGCERRFARSDELSRHRRTHTGEKKFACPMCERRFMRSDHLTKHARRHLSAKKLPNWQMEVSKLNDIAVPPPSVAAQ, encoded by the exons atggagaTGATGACTGAGAAGCAGGGAGATGCTCAGTATTTCTGGAACAACACCCCTGAGAAAGGCGATTATGAGGCTGTCGAGGCCCTGATTTCTATGAGCTGCAACTGGAAGTCTGATCTGAAGAAACATGCAGACGTGAGACCCATCACCCCAGCCTCTGACATGTCAGAGGACAGCGATGAGACCCTGCTTCCTGGAGTGGCAGACTTCAGCACCATCCCCGCATTT TGCCTGACCCCCCCGTACAGCCCATCCGACCTGGAGTTGTCCCACACCACCCCCACACCTCGAGGAGAGGCTGAGCCGCACGCGCCCAGAGCCCTGAAGGCTCAAGCGACCAGCGTTATTCGCCACACGGCCGATGCTCAGCTCTGCAATCGCAAAACCTGCCCAGCGAGAACAGCCAGCGTACTGAAATACCAGGATAGTGCTTCATGGGACACCGATAGCAAACTGGACAGCAAAGAAGAGTGCTCGGCTACAGCACTGAATAGAGTGAGTTATGAAAGCAGACGATTGccagctgcagaaagagaaactgCAGAGCCAGCTGCTGGCCCTGAGCGCTCGACAAAGCCTGTGGTCAGCAGGCGTCCATCTGTCTCTGGGTCAGCGCAGCAGCCAGCACCGATGGCAGCCCCATGCCCTGTCCTGGGAAATGGAGCCCCCCCCGTGCCGGTGATCTGCCAGATGGTCCCACTGTCCACCAGCAACTCTGTCATGACTGCTGTGGTACCCAGTGCTACAGCCAGCCGGCCGCCTGCGCTCTGCCAGCCCATGGTGCTCATGGGCACACAGGTCCCCAAGGGCGCCGTCATGTTCGTTGTGCCCCAGCCAGTTGTGCCGAGCGCGAAGGCTCCGATCCTCAGCCCAAATGGCACAAGGCTCTCTCCTATTGCCCCTGCTCCTGGCTTCGTACCTTCTGGAGCCAAAGTCACTCCTCCAGTTGATTCTTCGAGAATAAGAAGTCACGTTTGCAACTACCCGGGGTGTGGGAAAACTTACTTCAAGAGCTCCCATTTGAAGGCTCACGTCCGAACACACACAG GAGAGAAGCCCTTTAGCTGCAGCTGGAAGGGCTGTGAGAGGAGGTTTGCCCGCTCCGACGAGCTGTCCCGGCACCGCAGGACGCACACGGGGGAAAAGAAGTTTGCGTGCCCCATGTGCGAGCGGCGGTTCATGAGGAGCGACCACCTGACGAAGCACGCGCGGCGGCACCTCTCCGCCAAGAAGCTGCCCAACTGGCAAATGGAAGTGAGCAAGTTGAATGACATCGCCGTGCCGCCTCCGTCGGTGGCTGCGCAGTGA